The Salegentibacter sp. Hel_I_6 region GAAGCAGCTAAAGATTTAATAGAGAAATCTAACCTTGATCCCAAGGAGATAGATCTTGTGATTCTTGCTACTGTTTCTCCCGATTTACCTGTAGCCGCTACTGGTGTACATATCGCTACCCAAATTGGTGCTACAAATGCTTTTGCCTACGATTTACAGGCTGCCTGCTCGGGCTTTTTATACGCTATGTCTACAGCTTCGGCTTACATAGAAGCTGGGCGGTATAAAAAAGTATTGGTAATTGGAGCCGATAAAATGTCTTCTATAATTGATTATACCGATAGAACTACTTGTATTATCTTTGGAGATGGTGCAGGCGCGGTACTCATGGAGCCTAATGAAGAAGGTTTTGGTTTGCAGGATGAGTTTTTAAGAAGCGATTCTATAGGAAGAGATTCTCTAAGAATAGAGGCAGGAGGCTCATTAATGCCACCTACAGCCGAGACTGTAGCCAAAAAATTGCATTATGTGAGACAGGATGGAAAAACTGTTTTTAAATTTGCAGTTTCTAATATGGCAGAAGTTAGCGAGAAGATTATGGAGCGCAATAAATTGAGTAATGATGATGTAGATTGGCTTATTGCACACCAGGCAAATAAACGAATTGTGGGTGCTACAGCATCCAGAATGGGACTTGAAGATAATAAAGTGCTCATGAATATTGAGCGATATGGAAATACTACATCGGCTACCTTGCCATTATTGCTTAGCGATTATGAGAAGCAATTTAAAAAAGGAGATAATTTAGTTTTTGCTTCATTTGGAGGCGGTTTCACCTGGGGAGCCACCTATTTAAAATGGGCATATAATTCTTAAAAAACCAACACCCTAATATTATGGATTTAAAAGAAATTCAGAATTTAATCAAGTTTGTGGCTAAGTCTGGTGCCAGTGAGGTAAAACTGGAAACTGGCGATGTAAAGATCACCATTAGAACAGGCTCAGACGAGAAAGAGACTATTGTTCAACAAGTGCCAATGGGTGGCCAAATGCCACAGATGCCACAACAGCAGCCTCAGCAACAACAAGCGCCGGCCCCTTCACAGGAAAAAGCATCTCAAAACCAGGAGGAGCAAAAAACTACCTCTGAAGATAATTCAAATTATATCACGGTTAAATCTCCTATTATTGGAACTTTCTATCGTAAACCTTCCCCAGATAAACCAACATTTGTAGAAGTTGGTGATTCAATTAAAGAAGGCGATGTGCTTTGTGTGATTGAAGCTATGAAACTCTTCAACGAAATTGAAAGCGAAGTTTCAGGAAAAATAGTAAAAGTATTGGTAGATGATGCTTCTCCTGTAGAATTCGATCAGCCATTATTTTTAGTAGACCCATCATAAATTACCGCCCATTTAGCTTAAGGAAAATTTCTTTGGGCCTAAAAAACAATAGGTATGTTTAAAAAAATATTGATAGCAAACAGGGGTGAGATTGCCTTGCGTGTAATTCGCACCTGTAAAGAAATGGGAATTAGCACCGTTGCGGTATATTCTACTGCAGATGCTGAAAGCCTTCACGTAAGGTTTGCCGATGAGGCCGTATGTATCGGTCCGCCGCCAAGTAATTTGTCTTACCTTAAAATTTCAAATATTATCGCTGCCGCAGAAATTACCAATGCAGATGCAATTCATCCCGGCTATGGTTTCCTTTCTGAAAATGCAAAATTTTCCAGGATTTGTGAGGAGCATGATATAAAATTTATTGGTGCTTCAGCTGAAATGATCTCAAAGATGGGAGATAAGGCTACCGCAAAAGCTACGATGAAAGCAGCGGGAGTTCCTTGTGTACCTGGATCAGAAGGAATTATCAAGGATTTTCCAGAATGTATAAAACTAGCTAAAGAAGTTGGTTACCCGGTAATGCTTAAGGCTACCGCCGGTGGTGGTGGTAAAGGTATGCGTGCGGTATGGAAAGAGGAAGATTTACAGGATGCCTGGGATTCTGCAAGACAGGAATCTGCAGCTGCTTTTGATAACAACGATATGTATATGGAAAAGCTTATTGAAGAGCCACGCCATATCGAGATCCAAATTGTTGGGGATAGTACCGGTAAAGCCTGTCACCTTTCAGAAAGGGACTGTTCGGTACAACGTCGTCACCAAAAATTAACCGAAGAAACTCCTTCCCCTTTTATGACCGATAGTCTTCGGAAAAAAATGGGAGCGGCTGCAGTAAAAGCTGCAGAATATATTAAATACGAAGGTGCGGGAACCGTAGAATTTTTGGTAGATAAACACCGAAACTTCTACTTTATGGAAATGAATACCCGTATTCAGGTAGAACACCCCATTACCGAGCAGGTAATAGATTACGACCTGATTAGAGAACAAATTCTTGTAGCGGCCGGAGTGCCAATTTCCGGAAAAAATTATTTCCCGCAATTACACTCTATAGAATGCCGTATTAATGCTGAAGACCCCTATAACAATTTTAGACCTTCTCCCGGGAAGATCACTAATTTACACGCGCCGGGTGGTCATGGAGTAAGAATAGATACACACGTTTACAGCGGTTATATCATTCCGCCTAACTATGATTCCATGATCGCCAAATTGATCACTACTGCCCAAAGTAGGGAAGAGGCGATCAATAAAATGAAGCGAGCACTCGATGAGTTTGTGATCGAAGGCGTAAAAACTACGATTCCTTTTCATAGACAACTTATGGACCACCCCGATTATGTTGAGGGGAATTATACCACTAAGTTTATGGAGGATTTTAAAATGAAACCACTCGAAGAAGAAGATTAAGTTTTTTTCAAAATAAATCTAAGTACCAAGACCTCACAGGTTTCAAAAATCTTGTGAGGTCTTTTTTTATTTAAGTATTTTTCTTTCGTCACCCTGAATTTATTTCAGGGTCTAAGTTTTTGAAAACCTAAATACATTGAAAACTCAAAAAAGATCAAATACTAGCGATTAGAGTTTTTAGATCGCCTCAATATTTATTTCGTATTTTCATTGAAAATTAACCCATTCAATGAAACTTTCTTACTGGGAAACCAAAACCTGGTTTTCAAATATCGATTTTTGCATTATAGGCAGCGGGATTACGGGATTAAACTGTGCGTTGGATCTTTCTAAACGTTTTCCAAAGTCGAAAATCGTAATTTTAGAACGTGGCCTTTTGCCTAATGGCGCAAGTACTAAAAACGCCGGTTTTGCTTGTTTTGGGAGTGCCTCTGAGATCCTGGATGATCTGAATTTCCATACAGAGGAAGAAGTGCTGTTACTTATACAGAAGCGCTTAAAAGGACTGGAATTGCTTCGGAAGAATCTTGGGGACCAGAATATTGGTTATACAGAATATGGAGGTTACGAACTTTTTACAAAAGAAGATCAGCCACTTTTTGAAAACTGCAGGGAAAAGCTGCCTGAATTAAATAAAATGCTGAAACCAATATTTGGAGGAGAGGTTTTTGGTGTTCAGAAAGATAGTTTCGACTTTAAAAATATTCAGAAAAAACTCATTTTTAATCAATTTGAAGGGCAATTAAATACCGGGAAAATGATGGAAGCTTTGCTTCATAAAGTGCAGAAAGCCGGGATAAAAATCCTGAATAATATTACCGTAGAAGAATTTTCAGAAACGGAAGATTCAGTCAAAATTAAGACAGATAAATTAGAATTTTCAGTAAATAAATTATTGATTGCTACCAACGGATTTTCTGAAAAACTTGGGATTCCAGAAGTAAAACCAGCCCGTGCCCAGGTTTTGATCACCAAACCAATTAAAAACCTGGGGATCAAAGGAACATTTCATTTAGATAAAGGTTTTTATTATTTCAGAAATATAGATGATCGCATTCTTTTTGGTGGCGGCAGAAACCTGGATCTTAAAACCGAAGAAACCATTGAAATCGGTCAAACCGAACTTATTCAGCATAAACTTGAAGAATTGCTTAAAACCACCATTTTGCCTGAAACATCTTTTGAGATCGATCAGCGTTGGAGCGGAATTATGGGGGTGGGAAAACAGAAAAACCCGATAGTAAAACAGATTTCAGAAAACGTATTTTGCGGAGTTCGATTAGGCGGAATGGGTGTAGCTATTGGTAGTTTGATTGGACAAGAACTTTCAGAATTGATAAAATGATCAAAAAAATATTCAAATTTCTACTAAAACTGGTGGGTGGCTTAATCCTGATTTCCATTTTACTGGTGTTACTTTTTAAATGGGTTCCGGTGCCATTTACACCATTGATGGCCATTCGGTATTTTGAAAATCCCGAAGAGAAGATTCAGCATTCATGGGTGCCACGAGAAGAAATTTCTTTGCATTTACAACTTGGGGTGATTGCCAGCGAAGATCAAAACTTTGTAAAACATAATGGTTTTGATTTTCAAGCCATTGAAAAGGCAATTGAGGATAATCAAAAAGGAAAGCGGGTGCGGGGCGCCAGTACAATTTCCCAACAAACCGCGAAGAATGTGTTTTTATGGCCTGGTAGGAATTGGTTGCGAAAAGGACTGGAAGTTTACTTTACTTTTTTGATCGAAACCTTTTGGAGTAAAGAACGAATTTTAGAAGTTTATCTAAATAGTATTGAAATGGGACAGGGAATTTACGGTGCTGAAGCCGCCGCACAGCATTGGTTCAATAAATCGGCGACAAACCTTTCGGTGTATGAAGCCGCGGCTATTGCTGCTATTTTACCCAATCCCAGGGAGTATCGCGCAAATCCCGCCAGCAATTATATCAATCAACGAAAAAACTGGATTGTGAGGCAAATGCAGAATTATGGGAAATTTAGTTTGGAGTAAATTCAACGACAATATTATTTATCGTCAATTTGAACTTGTTTCAGATTTTAATTTGTGAGGATTATTAAACGCTTAGATCTCCGAACAAATTTCGGAGCAAGCTCTGAAATAAATTCAGGATGACGATTCTATAAATTTCTCATATTTCAAAAAGAGAATAATCTATGAATTCAATAAAAGAAAAACTCTATAAAGCCTGCGAAGCTTACGTGGAAGAACGTATAAAGCGTATTGAAGGTTCTTTGGCGGGTCTTGAAAATGATCTGGGAAATGAAACCAAAAGCAGCGCTGGAGATAAATACGAAACTGGCCGGGAAATGATAAACCTGGAAATAAATAAGCTGGCGGAACAACTGCAGCAATTCAAAAACTTAAGAAACACGCTTAATCTTGCAAAAAGCCGAATTAACAATGGTTCCGCTCAATTAGGAACTGCGGTAAAAACCAATATGGCTAATTATTTTATCGCGATCCCGGCAGATCGTATTATTGTAGATGGCGATGAATATTTTGCCATAGGCGCCAATTCCCCGATTGCGCAATTATTGCTGCATAAAAAAGTCGGTGAAGAAATTACTTTTAATGGGAAATCGGCTCAAATCCTTGAAGTCTTTTAAATTAAAATGATTAGCCACGAATTCACGACTGAAGCAATCTGGACAACTAAGATCTATTATTCCAAAGATTGCCGCGCTCCTGCGTCGCTCGTGATGACGGTAGTAGAGAGTAAGGAAACAAAACACAAAACATTCGTGTATTTGTTGCAAAAACCAAATTACTTCAACCTTGATTTAATTAATTTTTCGGAAACTTTGAGATTTATCTTTCTCCCTTCTTTTAAAGCTTTAGAATGATTAAAATAAATGGTTTTCCCATTTAAATCGGACTCAATTAACCAGGTTTCACCTTTAAACCAGGATTTTTTTACTTCGGCTTTAATTCCTGCTTTTTGGGTTAGTTTGATTTCTTCTGGGTAAAGAATTGCTTTTTTTCGGCTGCTTTCATCTTCAGCCAAATCCTTCAGCATAAGTTCATTTACATCGCCAAAAAGGGAGGCAACATATTTATTGGGCGGATTTTGATATAATTTTTCAGGAGCATTTTCAGCATAAATCTTTGCGTTTTTTAGTACGATAGTTTTATCAGCAAAAGAAAGCGCATCGGTGCTATCGTGTGTGGCAACTATACAAGCAATATTATTTTGCTTGAGATATGCGAAAAGTCGTCGGCGTAAATTATTTTTTCTAAAATGATCTATATGGCTAAAAGGTTCGTCCAGTAAAAGTAGTTCGGGTTCATTGGCCAGGGCTCTTGCCAAAGCTACGCGCTGTTGTTGGCCACCGCTTAAGAGTTTCGCTTTTTTATCGGCAAGCTCGGTCATTTCCACAACTTCCAGCAACTCTTTAATGCGTTTTTTCTTTTTTTGAGGATATTGGTTACTAAGATATTTTCCAATATTATCGGCAACATTTAAGGGAAGCATTAAATCAAAATCCTGCGCTAAATATTTAATAAAAGGCTCTCCCGGAACCAGATTGAAATTTGGGCCTAATAATTCCTTTTCTCCCCAAAAGATCTCTCCATCGGTATGAAGTAAGCCATAAATAAGTTTAAGTAAGGTACTTTTTCCGCAGCCACTTTCTCCAATTATCGAGAGATTTTCTCCTTTTTCAAGCTTAAAACTTATGTTTTTTAAAACTGATTCTTCAGCGTAGGCAAAGGAGACATTTTTGAGTTTCAGCATAAAATTATTTTGTCCCTACAAGTTAGGCTTTTCCCAATTCTTAGGAAAGTAACTTAAACATCGTCGTAGTCTACTTTTAGTTTTGGTGTAAGTGGTTGTGCCTGGCACGTAAGGATCAAACCTTCTTCTATTTCTTCATCAGTTAAGATCTGGTTTTTTCGCATTTCGGCTTTTCCTTCTACGATCCTGGCAATACAGCTGCTGCAAATCCCGCCCTGGCAGGAATAAGGCACATCTAAATCATTTTCTAAAGCGGCGTCTAAGACTGTTTCTTTGGTATCCATTGAGAACGTAGTTTCCTCGTCGTCTACCATAATGGTAAGTTCGGTTTTACCTTCTACATTGGTTTCTATGGCGCCGGTTTCTTCAGATGTAAATAGCTCGTAAAGAATTTTGTCTTCGGTTACGCCGTTTTGTTTTAAAACATCACTTACCTGGTTGATCATTGCTTCAGGTCCACAAAGATAGAATGCATCAAAAGAATGATCTTTAAATTTATTTTTAACTATAAAGTTTACTGTACTGGTTTCAATTCTTCCAAAGTGAGAATTGTCTTCTCTCGTACGGCTGTAAACAAATTCAACAAAAAGCCTGTCTGGGAATTTAGCTTGAAGTTCAAGTAATTCCTTAAAAAATATAGTGTCTTCTGGAGCTTTATTTCCGTAGGTAAGTACAAACCTGCTTTTTGGTTCTTCAGCTAAAACAGTTTTTATAATAGACAATACAGGGGTAATTCCGCTTCCCGCGGCAAAAGCTGCATAAGATTTTGCTTCGGCGGTAGGTTTTAAAATAAATTTCCCTTCTGGCGGATGAACTTCTAAAATATCGCCTGCGTTAAGCTTATTATTAGCGATTACCGAGAATTTGCCGCCTTCCACTTCTTTTACGGTCACTTTAAATTCTCCTGAATTTGGTGCTGAACAAAGGGAATAAGCGCGTCTTAGTTCTTCTTCGCCTAATTTTATTTTTATGGTGATATACTGGCCCGCATCAAATTTAAATTCATCTTTTAGGTTCTCTGGAATCTCAAAAGATAAGCTCACTGCCTGCGGGGTTTCCCTAATTACTTCTTTAATCTCTAACGGAAAAAACTGACTCATCAAAAAATTTATTTTTGGCAAAAATACAAAGTATGTGAAATTAAAGAGTGTAACAAATACCTAAATTTCTATACTTGTATAGGAAAAGGCTCTAGTTGTAGCAATAAGTATTAAATCTTTATTAGAAACGACTGAATTTTTTTGGTGAACTCACGGCGTTTTAATCCTGTTTTTCGGGGAAATCTTTATAGTATGTTTAAACGGTTTTTGTGGTTAGAATGGAAATCTTTTTTTCGCTCGGCAAGTGTGGGAAAGAGTATTGGACTTAAAATTCTACTTATTTTCCTGGCTTTATATTTTTCAGTAGCATTTCTTGCTCTTGGAATTGGTCTTTATCCTTTGCTGCAAAAGGCTTTTCCAGATCAGGATCCTTTAGAGTTGGTAAATCGCTTTGTTTTGCTTTGGCTGGTTTTTGAGCTCGGTTTTAGGTTTATGCTGCAAACACTGCCGGTTTTAGATATAAAGCCGCTTCTAAATTTGCCCATCGCAAGACGAAAAGCAGTGAATTTTGTACTTATAAAGTCTATTTATTCCTTTTTTAATTTTTTACCATTATTTATAATTATTCCCTTCGGAATTTTTTGCATCTATAAGTCTGATTATGGAACCTGGAATATTTTAGGTTGGATGATAGCAATGATTGCTATTACTCAGTGCATAAATTTTCTGAATTTTATTATTAAAAAGAAATTTACCGATAATTTAAAAGCATTGATTCCGGTATTTCTTTTGGTTATTGTATTGGGTGCACTGGAGTATTTCAATGTTTTTGAAGTAAGTTTTTGGTTTGGGAAAATGTTGGATTTCCTGGTTTTAAAGCCGTACCTGGCAATTATTCCAATACTTTTGGTTGTAGTTTTATATAAGTGGAATCAACTTAACCTGGAAAGCAAATTTTATCTTGATGCAGGCTTAAAAGCAAAACAACAAGCCGTAAATACGCAGGATTTTGGTTGGACAAAAAAGTTTGGAACACTTGCTCCTTTTCTTCAGCAGGACCTAAAACTGATTTGGCGGAATAAAAGGCCTAAAACTACCATCTATATGTCCTTAATTTTGCTCGGCTATGGTCTTTTTGTCTATCCCACTGAGATGTATTCGCATTCGGCATTTTACGTTTTTGTAGGTATTTTTATGACAGGTATTTTTATGATCAATTTTGGGCAGTTTGTGCCTTCGTGGGACGCATCTTACTATCCTTTGATAATGTCGCAAAATATTCCAGTGAAAGATTATCTGGCTTCTAAAGCAATGTTGCTTAGCTTTAGTGTTATTATTCTTGCAATTCTTACTACACCTTATATTTATTTTGGTTGGAATATCTTGTTGATTAATATGGTAGCAGCTTTATATAATATTGGTGTAAATGTTCCAATCTTGCTTTATTCTGGTTCTTTCAATAAGAAGAGGATAGATCTTGATAAGAGCCCATTTATGAATTACCAGGGCACAGGCGCAGCCCAATGGATAGTGGGACTTCCCTTAATGTTTTTGCCAATACTAATCTTCTGGCTTTTAGACTATTTTATAGGATTCAAGACCGCTTTGTTAGGACTTTCAGGTTTAGGAGCGCTCGGTTTAATACTTCGCCCTCAAATTATGCAATACCTTGCCCGGGTTTACCGAAAAAGAAAATACGCAATGATTAATGGTTTTAAACAAACCGGCGACTAAAATTTTTAATTATGATAACAGCTACAAACCTTAGTAAAATATACGGCGGCACAAAAGTGCTAAACATAGATCATCTGGATATCCCATCTGGGCAAAGTTTTGGTCTTGTAGGGAATAACGGAGCCGGTAAAACTACATTTTTCAGTCTTTTGTTAGATCTTATTCAGCCAACTACCGGGAACATTTTTAATCACGAGATCACGGTGAGTCAAAGTGAAGATTGGAAGCCTTTTACCGCTTCTTTTATAGATGAAAGTTTTTTAATTGGCTATTTAACGCCAGAGGAATACTTCTACTTCGTAGGGGAATTACGCGGAGCCAATAAAGCAGATATCGATTCATTTTTAGCCAATTTCGAAGATTTTTTTCACGGGGAAATCTTAGGACGAAAAAAATATTTACGCGATCTCTCTAAAGGAAATCAGAAAAAAGTGGGGATTGTTGCGGCTTTAATAGGAAATCCCAAAGTGGTGATATTAGATGAGCCTTTTGCTAATTTAGATCCAACCACTCAAATTCGCCTAAAAAAGATCATTAAAGAATTGACAGAAAATAGGGAAGTTACGGTATTAATTTCCAGCCACGATCTTATTCACGTGACAGAGGTTTGTGAGCGTATTGTAGTTTTAGATAAAGGTGAACAGGTAAAAGATATAATAACTTCTGAAGCTACTTTAAGTGAATTAGAAAGCTATTTTTCTCGTGAGATTGGTGCGATCCAGGTTGAAGAACTATAACGAATTGGTTTGCGTTTGTAAAAAGAAGCGTATTTTTGAACACTAAACAAACTGATTTTTAGTTATAAAGCCATAGAGAACCGGTTAATTTTGAATACAATTACCAAACTTACTTTATTGTTGCTCCTTCTTGGGAGTATCGCTGGCTGTTCGCGCAAAAAAAATACCTTCGTAAACCGAAACTGGCATGCAGTTACCACAGAGTATAATACCCTGTATAACGGTAATCTTGGTCTTGAACAGGGAAAGGAAGAATTAAACCAAAATTATGCCGATAATTATTGGGATATCCTTCCTATTGAGCGTATGCAAATTGATGAAAATATTGTTCTTCCAGACAGTATTCGAAATCAAAATTTTGGCTATGCCGAAGAAAAAGCGGTAAAAGCAATTCAGCGTCACTCGATGTTGATAGAGGGAAAAGAAAATAATCCACAAATAGATGAAGCTTATTTATTACTGGGAAAAGCCCGGTATTTCGACCAGCGTTTTATTCCCGCACTGGAAGCTTTTAATTATATTCTAAGGAGTTATCCTGGTAGTAATAATATTATCCACGCCCGGGTTTGGCGTGAAAAAACGCATATGCGCCTGGACAATAATCGTCTTGCCATTAACAATCTCAAAAAAGTGCTGGACCTTGAACATTTGCAAGAGCAGGATATAGCCGATGCCAGCGCAGCAATGGCGCAAGCCTACATCAATCTACGGCATTTAGATAGCGCGGTTGTGCCATTAAGGAATGCAGCCGAATTTACCGGAAACAACGAAGAAAAAGGACGTTATTTTTATATCCTTGGCCAGCTAAATAATGAATTAGGCCAGGTTGCTGAGGCTAATGCTGCTTTTGACGAAGTAATAGATCTAAACAGAAAATCTCCCCGAATTTATATGATCAATGCTTATGTTCAAAAAGCAAGGAATTTTGAGCTGGGTCGTGGCAACAATTACGAATTGCGAGAAATGCTTCGCGAACTTGAAGAAGACCGTGAAAACAGGCCATTTTTAGATAAGATCTACTTTCAGGTTGGAGAGTATTATAATCGCTTAGATTCTATAAATACTGCTGTAGATTATTATAAAAAATCCCTTCGTGAACCCACTAGTGATATTTTTTTGCGGTCAATTAATTATGAAATTCTCGCTAATATAAATTTCGACGGAAGTAATTATGTGCTTGCCAGCAAATATTTTGATAGTACGCTTACCGAGATGGATCCTCAGTTAAGAGAATTCAGAGCTATAAAAAAGAAAAGGGATAACCTGGAAGATGTTATAAGGTATGAAGATGTAGCTTATAAAAACGATAGTATATTGCGATTGAGCCAGATGACGCCTGCCGCGCAATTAGATTATTTTAAAAATTACACCACAGATTTACGGGCAAAACTAGAAGCAGATAATAATGCAGCCG contains the following coding sequences:
- a CDS encoding beta-ketoacyl-ACP synthase III, whose amino-acid sequence is MNKITAAITAVGAYVPEDVLTNKMLEKMVETNDEWIFSRTGIRERRILKDPNKGTSYLGIEAAKDLIEKSNLDPKEIDLVILATVSPDLPVAATGVHIATQIGATNAFAYDLQAACSGFLYAMSTASAYIEAGRYKKVLVIGADKMSSIIDYTDRTTCIIFGDGAGAVLMEPNEEGFGLQDEFLRSDSIGRDSLRIEAGGSLMPPTAETVAKKLHYVRQDGKTVFKFAVSNMAEVSEKIMERNKLSNDDVDWLIAHQANKRIVGATASRMGLEDNKVLMNIERYGNTTSATLPLLLSDYEKQFKKGDNLVFASFGGGFTWGATYLKWAYNS
- the accB gene encoding acetyl-CoA carboxylase biotin carboxyl carrier protein, which encodes MDLKEIQNLIKFVAKSGASEVKLETGDVKITIRTGSDEKETIVQQVPMGGQMPQMPQQQPQQQQAPAPSQEKASQNQEEQKTTSEDNSNYITVKSPIIGTFYRKPSPDKPTFVEVGDSIKEGDVLCVIEAMKLFNEIESEVSGKIVKVLVDDASPVEFDQPLFLVDPS
- the accC gene encoding acetyl-CoA carboxylase biotin carboxylase subunit; the protein is MFKKILIANRGEIALRVIRTCKEMGISTVAVYSTADAESLHVRFADEAVCIGPPPSNLSYLKISNIIAAAEITNADAIHPGYGFLSENAKFSRICEEHDIKFIGASAEMISKMGDKATAKATMKAAGVPCVPGSEGIIKDFPECIKLAKEVGYPVMLKATAGGGGKGMRAVWKEEDLQDAWDSARQESAAAFDNNDMYMEKLIEEPRHIEIQIVGDSTGKACHLSERDCSVQRRHQKLTEETPSPFMTDSLRKKMGAAAVKAAEYIKYEGAGTVEFLVDKHRNFYFMEMNTRIQVEHPITEQVIDYDLIREQILVAAGVPISGKNYFPQLHSIECRINAEDPYNNFRPSPGKITNLHAPGGHGVRIDTHVYSGYIIPPNYDSMIAKLITTAQSREEAINKMKRALDEFVIEGVKTTIPFHRQLMDHPDYVEGNYTTKFMEDFKMKPLEEED
- a CDS encoding FAD-binding oxidoreductase, whose translation is MKLSYWETKTWFSNIDFCIIGSGITGLNCALDLSKRFPKSKIVILERGLLPNGASTKNAGFACFGSASEILDDLNFHTEEEVLLLIQKRLKGLELLRKNLGDQNIGYTEYGGYELFTKEDQPLFENCREKLPELNKMLKPIFGGEVFGVQKDSFDFKNIQKKLIFNQFEGQLNTGKMMEALLHKVQKAGIKILNNITVEEFSETEDSVKIKTDKLEFSVNKLLIATNGFSEKLGIPEVKPARAQVLITKPIKNLGIKGTFHLDKGFYYFRNIDDRILFGGGRNLDLKTEETIEIGQTELIQHKLEELLKTTILPETSFEIDQRWSGIMGVGKQKNPIVKQISENVFCGVRLGGMGVAIGSLIGQELSELIK
- the mtgA gene encoding monofunctional biosynthetic peptidoglycan transglycosylase; translated protein: MIKKIFKFLLKLVGGLILISILLVLLFKWVPVPFTPLMAIRYFENPEEKIQHSWVPREEISLHLQLGVIASEDQNFVKHNGFDFQAIEKAIEDNQKGKRVRGASTISQQTAKNVFLWPGRNWLRKGLEVYFTFLIETFWSKERILEVYLNSIEMGQGIYGAEAAAQHWFNKSATNLSVYEAAAIAAILPNPREYRANPASNYINQRKNWIVRQMQNYGKFSLE
- a CDS encoding ABC transporter ATP-binding protein, producing the protein MLKLKNVSFAYAEESVLKNISFKLEKGENLSIIGESGCGKSTLLKLIYGLLHTDGEIFWGEKELLGPNFNLVPGEPFIKYLAQDFDLMLPLNVADNIGKYLSNQYPQKKKKRIKELLEVVEMTELADKKAKLLSGGQQQRVALARALANEPELLLLDEPFSHIDHFRKNNLRRRLFAYLKQNNIACIVATHDSTDALSFADKTIVLKNAKIYAENAPEKLYQNPPNKYVASLFGDVNELMLKDLAEDESSRKKAILYPEEIKLTQKAGIKAEVKKSWFKGETWLIESDLNGKTIYFNHSKALKEGRKINLKVSEKLIKSRLK
- a CDS encoding ferredoxin--NADP reductase → MSQFFPLEIKEVIRETPQAVSLSFEIPENLKDEFKFDAGQYITIKIKLGEEELRRAYSLCSAPNSGEFKVTVKEVEGGKFSVIANNKLNAGDILEVHPPEGKFILKPTAEAKSYAAFAAGSGITPVLSIIKTVLAEEPKSRFVLTYGNKAPEDTIFFKELLELQAKFPDRLFVEFVYSRTREDNSHFGRIETSTVNFIVKNKFKDHSFDAFYLCGPEAMINQVSDVLKQNGVTEDKILYELFTSEETGAIETNVEGKTELTIMVDDEETTFSMDTKETVLDAALENDLDVPYSCQGGICSSCIARIVEGKAEMRKNQILTDEEIEEGLILTCQAQPLTPKLKVDYDDV
- a CDS encoding DUF5687 family protein, translating into MFKRFLWLEWKSFFRSASVGKSIGLKILLIFLALYFSVAFLALGIGLYPLLQKAFPDQDPLELVNRFVLLWLVFELGFRFMLQTLPVLDIKPLLNLPIARRKAVNFVLIKSIYSFFNFLPLFIIIPFGIFCIYKSDYGTWNILGWMIAMIAITQCINFLNFIIKKKFTDNLKALIPVFLLVIVLGALEYFNVFEVSFWFGKMLDFLVLKPYLAIIPILLVVVLYKWNQLNLESKFYLDAGLKAKQQAVNTQDFGWTKKFGTLAPFLQQDLKLIWRNKRPKTTIYMSLILLGYGLFVYPTEMYSHSAFYVFVGIFMTGIFMINFGQFVPSWDASYYPLIMSQNIPVKDYLASKAMLLSFSVIILAILTTPYIYFGWNILLINMVAALYNIGVNVPILLYSGSFNKKRIDLDKSPFMNYQGTGAAQWIVGLPLMFLPILIFWLLDYFIGFKTALLGLSGLGALGLILRPQIMQYLARVYRKRKYAMINGFKQTGD
- a CDS encoding ABC transporter ATP-binding protein — translated: MITATNLSKIYGGTKVLNIDHLDIPSGQSFGLVGNNGAGKTTFFSLLLDLIQPTTGNIFNHEITVSQSEDWKPFTASFIDESFLIGYLTPEEYFYFVGELRGANKADIDSFLANFEDFFHGEILGRKKYLRDLSKGNQKKVGIVAALIGNPKVVILDEPFANLDPTTQIRLKKIIKELTENREVTVLISSHDLIHVTEVCERIVVLDKGEQVKDIITSEATLSELESYFSREIGAIQVEEL